A section of the Gammaproteobacteria bacterium genome encodes:
- a CDS encoding FMN-binding negative transcriptional regulator, which translates to MSYPPTRHAETDEARIFDAIDAIVQGTLIVREGRDGNDKLHFSYVPFLLDRDARKLIGHIAKVNPQHELMDGEMVDVVFHGPHAYISPALFDNKKVPTWNYVNVEVRGRALVMHERDEKLAIIRTLTEKMEGDAQPYFDADAERIERLVNAIVGFSIDIESLTGRFKLGRNDEMPVQQKAFDVLESSTPPELRDWLESLRPAD; encoded by the coding sequence ATGTCTTACCCACCGACCCGCCATGCCGAAACCGACGAAGCAAGGATCTTCGACGCCATTGACGCCATCGTGCAGGGCACGTTGATCGTGCGCGAAGGCCGGGACGGCAATGACAAGCTGCATTTCAGCTACGTCCCCTTCCTGCTGGATCGCGACGCGCGCAAGCTGATAGGTCACATTGCAAAAGTGAATCCGCAGCACGAGCTGATGGATGGCGAGATGGTTGACGTGGTTTTCCATGGCCCGCATGCCTACATTTCACCTGCCTTGTTCGATAACAAGAAGGTGCCGACCTGGAACTATGTCAATGTCGAGGTTCGCGGACGCGCGCTCGTGATGCATGAACGCGACGAGAAGCTCGCCATCATTCGAACCTTGACCGAAAAAATGGAAGGCGATGCACAGCCATACTTTGATGCGGATGCCGAGCGCATCGAACGCCTGGTGAATGCGATTGTCGGTTTCAGCATCGATATCGAATCGTTGACGGGTCGCTTCAAGCTGGGCCGCAATGACGAAATGCCCGTGCAGCAAAAGGCCTTCGACGTCCTCGAATCATCCACGCCACCCGAGCTGCGCGACTGGCTGGAATCCCTGCGGCCTGCCGATTAG
- a CDS encoding histone deacetylase, with the protein MRVSYHPDYFVPLPEGHPFPMAKFPDLHAILLERGLVSPADVMPMEEASRELLGLVHEDAYLDKLFGFSLPPIEERKMGLPWTPELLRRSRLAVSGTLNAARAALEEGMAGNLGGGTHHAMPDHGRGFCIFNDVAIAIRQLLNEGRIQRALVLDCDVHQGDGTATIFGNEPRVFTFSMHGDRNYPARKPPSTVDVPLPHGIEDEEYLEVLRAHLPEVLRRASPDLVVYLGGVDVHADSTFGHFALSDAGIRQRDRLVISTVRARNIPLTLTLSGGYAASPRRTAELHAIMYEEAVAQDRRQNKNATPPI; encoded by the coding sequence ATGCGAGTTTCCTACCATCCCGACTATTTCGTGCCGTTGCCGGAAGGGCATCCCTTCCCGATGGCCAAGTTCCCCGACCTGCATGCCATCCTGCTGGAACGCGGCCTTGTCTCGCCTGCCGATGTCATGCCGATGGAGGAAGCCTCGCGCGAACTGCTGGGTCTTGTTCACGAGGACGCCTACCTCGACAAGCTGTTCGGTTTCTCCCTGCCGCCGATCGAGGAACGCAAGATGGGCCTGCCCTGGACGCCGGAGCTGTTGCGTCGTTCGCGGCTGGCAGTCAGCGGCACCTTGAACGCGGCACGCGCAGCGCTGGAAGAGGGCATGGCGGGCAACCTCGGCGGCGGCACGCACCACGCCATGCCGGACCATGGTCGCGGCTTCTGCATTTTCAATGACGTGGCGATTGCGATCCGGCAGCTGTTGAACGAGGGCCGCATCCAGCGCGCGCTGGTGCTGGATTGCGACGTCCACCAGGGCGACGGCACGGCAACGATATTCGGGAACGAACCACGGGTGTTCACTTTTTCCATGCACGGCGACCGCAACTACCCGGCGCGCAAGCCGCCGTCGACGGTCGACGTGCCCTTGCCACATGGCATCGAAGACGAGGAATACCTCGAGGTGCTGCGCGCCCATTTGCCGGAAGTGCTGCGCCGGGCGAGCCCGGACCTGGTGGTGTATCTCGGCGGGGTGGACGTGCACGCCGACTCCACCTTCGGGCATTTTGCCTTGAGCGATGCGGGCATCCGCCAGCGCGACCGGCTGGTCATTTCGACAGTCCGCGCCCGGAATATCCCGTTGACACTCACTTTATCGGGCGGATACGCAGCAAGTCCTCGCCGAACGGCCGAGCTCCATGCCATTATGTACGAAGAGGCAGTTGCGCAAGACCGACGTCAGAACAAGAACGCAACGCCGCCCATCTGA
- a CDS encoding malic enzyme-like NAD(P)-binding protein has translation MKIPEILLVESQHKPGSLAKILQVIGECGLVIQNLDAIRRDQDKTVWEITLEMDEDAYINVGARISDLPNARLLGKSDRVFNRHQGGKIRTQSVLPIDTLQELRDIYTPGVARVCLAIQKEPSLAAKYTALNKTVAIVTNGTAILGLGDIGAVPGLPVMEGKAALFAKLVGLNGVPILTELDDADEIVRTIKNIAPSFGAIQLEDIAAPTCFDIEQRLQAELDIPVLHDDQHGTAVVALAALLTATRRVGVSLKDHSVGQIGLGAAGIGIVRLLKKYGVTKLLGTDLSETALDMLEAEGGQRATLDELMAKADIVVATTGVKGLIKPSMVRKGQLILALSNPDPEIEPREALAQGAAFAADGKGINNVLGFPGLFKGALDAGARQFTDAMLIAAAETLALTSPENELVPDPLKPEVHQAVAEAVAFAARHGSFDDDADSDPSPAAGNG, from the coding sequence ATGAAAATCCCAGAGATCCTGCTGGTCGAATCGCAACACAAGCCCGGCAGCCTGGCCAAGATCCTGCAGGTCATCGGCGAGTGTGGCCTGGTCATCCAGAACCTCGATGCCATTCGTCGTGACCAGGACAAGACGGTCTGGGAAATCACCCTGGAGATGGACGAGGATGCCTACATCAATGTCGGCGCCCGCATTTCCGACCTGCCGAATGCCCGCCTGCTGGGCAAGTCCGATCGCGTGTTCAATCGTCACCAGGGCGGCAAGATCCGCACCCAGTCGGTCTTGCCGATCGACACCCTGCAGGAACTCCGCGACATCTACACGCCCGGCGTGGCGCGCGTCTGCCTGGCCATCCAGAAGGAACCGTCACTCGCAGCCAAGTACACGGCGCTGAACAAGACCGTGGCGATCGTTACCAATGGCACGGCGATCCTCGGCCTGGGCGACATCGGCGCGGTCCCCGGCCTGCCGGTGATGGAAGGCAAGGCGGCCCTGTTCGCCAAGCTGGTCGGCCTCAACGGCGTGCCCATCCTGACCGAGCTGGACGATGCCGACGAGATTGTCCGCACCATCAAGAACATCGCGCCGAGCTTCGGCGCCATCCAGCTGGAAGACATCGCCGCACCGACCTGCTTCGACATCGAGCAGCGCCTGCAGGCCGAGCTCGACATCCCGGTGCTGCACGATGACCAGCACGGCACGGCGGTCGTCGCACTGGCGGCCTTGCTGACCGCCACGCGCCGCGTCGGTGTCAGCCTGAAGGACCATTCCGTCGGCCAGATCGGCCTGGGCGCTGCCGGCATCGGCATCGTCCGCCTGCTGAAGAAGTATGGTGTCACCAAGCTGCTCGGCACCGACCTGAGCGAAACCGCGCTCGACATGCTGGAAGCCGAAGGCGGCCAGCGCGCCACGCTCGACGAGCTGATGGCCAAGGCCGACATCGTGGTCGCCACGACGGGCGTGAAGGGCCTGATCAAGCCGAGCATGGTGCGCAAGGGCCAGCTGATCCTGGCGCTGTCGAACCCGGACCCGGAAATCGAACCGCGCGAAGCGCTGGCCCAGGGAGCGGCCTTTGCCGCCGACGGCAAGGGCATCAACAACGTGCTGGGCTTCCCGGGGCTGTTCAAGGGCGCGCTGGATGCCGGCGCCAGGCAGTTCACCGATGCCATGCTGATTGCGGCCGCAGAAACGCTGGCACTGACCTCGCCCGAGAACGAACTGGTGCCCGATCCGCTCAAGCCGGAGGTGCACCAGGCAGTGGCCGAGGCCGTTGCCTTTGCCGCCCGGCATGGCAGCTTCGATGACGATGCGGATTCGGATCCTTCCCCTGCAGCCGGCAACGGCTAG
- a CDS encoding Mpo1-like protein: MKTADEWFAAYGVSHQDPTNKAIHWVCVPAIVFSLLGLMWAIPLPESISKLSPWLNVATVFIGLALIYYAILSPSLALGMLLYVAACIWGIAALTSLPWPLWQSCLAIFVVAWIGQFIGHKIEGRKPSFFEDIQFLLIGPIWLLGFIYRKLGIPY; encoded by the coding sequence ATGAAAACAGCCGATGAATGGTTCGCCGCCTATGGCGTGAGCCACCAGGATCCGACCAACAAGGCCATCCACTGGGTCTGCGTGCCCGCCATCGTGTTCAGCCTGCTGGGCCTTATGTGGGCCATTCCCCTGCCGGAATCCATCAGCAAGCTGTCGCCCTGGCTGAATGTCGCGACCGTATTCATTGGCCTGGCGCTGATCTACTACGCCATCCTGTCGCCGAGCCTTGCGCTCGGCATGTTGCTGTACGTGGCCGCCTGCATCTGGGGCATCGCCGCACTCACCAGCCTGCCCTGGCCGCTGTGGCAGTCGTGCCTGGCGATTTTCGTCGTAGCGTGGATCGGCCAGTTCATCGGCCACAAGATCGAAGGCAGGAAGCCTTCCTTCTTCGAGGACATCCAGTTCCTGCTGATCGGCCCGATCTGGCTGCTGGGCTTCATCTACCGCAAGCTCGGCATTCCCTACTGA
- a CDS encoding PaaI family thioesterase, which translates to MQHEGNSLMNRLQRWVWRHGGVSDKRKIEWYPPFLMMRVKLLEAKDDWRLVRLKLPLNTFSKNPGGVMFGGFQAALADPIAALACARVFPGYSVWTRAMTIDFQLGGSTDLELRFEFPPEMEERIAADLAAKGRSTPTFEYGFYLTDGRCCSVIHNTVAIRPKGYTKATTPGADSEFN; encoded by the coding sequence GTGCAACACGAAGGCAACAGCTTGATGAATCGCCTGCAGCGCTGGGTCTGGCGCCATGGCGGGGTCTCCGACAAGCGCAAGATCGAGTGGTATCCGCCCTTCCTGATGATGCGGGTGAAGCTGCTGGAGGCGAAGGACGACTGGCGACTGGTGCGCCTGAAGCTGCCGCTGAACACCTTTTCAAAGAATCCCGGTGGCGTGATGTTCGGCGGCTTCCAGGCCGCACTGGCCGATCCCATTGCGGCGCTGGCCTGCGCTCGCGTGTTCCCCGGGTATTCCGTCTGGACACGGGCCATGACCATCGATTTCCAGCTGGGCGGCAGCACCGACCTGGAACTGCGCTTCGAGTTTCCACCGGAGATGGAAGAGAGGATCGCTGCCGATCTTGCTGCCAAGGGACGCAGCACGCCGACCTTCGAGTACGGTTTCTACCTGACCGACGGGCGTTGCTGCAGCGTGATTCACAACACCGTGGCGATCCGTCCCAAGGGCTACACCAAGGCCACCACGCCGGGAGCCGATTCGGAGTTCAACTGA
- a CDS encoding DUF3775 domain-containing protein: protein MKALSKEAVEKMIEHANDGQLDELTGDMVRLNEEQLAELKALVWLAKDDENPKHWEALVIEAKFQLDDQTARFIADTPELGSKLQSGLDKMESAGRI, encoded by the coding sequence ATGAAAGCGCTGAGCAAAGAGGCAGTCGAAAAGATGATCGAACATGCCAACGACGGCCAGCTCGACGAGCTGACGGGGGACATGGTGCGCTTGAACGAGGAACAGCTGGCCGAGCTGAAGGCGCTGGTCTGGCTGGCGAAGGATGACGAGAATCCCAAGCACTGGGAAGCGCTGGTCATCGAGGCAAAGTTCCAGCTTGACGACCAGACCGCGCGTTTCATCGCGGACACGCCGGAGCTGGGCAGCAAGCTGCAGTCGGGACTCGACAAGATGGAGTCGGCCGGCCGGATCTGA